The genomic interval CAGAAATAATTGTGGCCAAACAAAGAAATGGTCCTATTGGTAAGGTGCGTGTGGCCTTTATAGGCAAATACACGCGCTTTGAAGATTTAGCTTATACTGGTTATCAAGGGGTAGATTGAGGTGTCAAGACCTACTAGACTGGTAATAGAGCCCAGTGCTTTACTCCATAATTTAGCAAAGATAAGACGACTTGCCCCTGGCAAGAAAGTAATTGCGATGGTCAAAGCAAATGCTTATGGTTGTGGTGTACACATTGTGGCTCCAGTATTAGAAGGGCACGTTGATGCTTTTGGAGTTGCCTGCATTGAGGAAGCTTTAATTCTCCATAAGATAGGTAGTCGTACTCCTTGTATTCTTTTTCAAGGTGTGTTTAGCCCTGATGAATTTAAAATAGTGGCTCACCATCAATTTGAATGTGTCATACATCAACCTCATCAATTAGAATGGCTTTTAAATACCCCCTTAAATAGACCTATTAAACTATGGGTCAAGGTAAATACAGGCATGCATCGTTTAGGGTTCAAGCCCCAAGAGTTACACGAAGTCATGGGTGCATTACAAACTTGTACTTGGGTAGATAAAGATATTGGTTTGATGACTCATTTAGCTTGTGCAGATGAACCAGAGCGCGTAGAAAATTTTGAGCAAATTTCTTTATTTGAGAATATTTCTATTGACGGTTTTAGTCAACGAAGCATTGCTAATTCAGCAGCTATTATTGCTTTCCCCCAAACTCATGCGGACGTTGTGAGACCTGGAATTATGCTTTATGGCGTGTCCCCTTTTGCTAATAAGACCGCGATAGAACTAGGTTTGCTTCCTGTTATGCGCTTTGTATCAGCAATCAGTGCAGTACATTATAATCCTCCTTTAGCTGCAGTAGGATATAGTGGCATTTGGAAAAGTCAAAAGCACTCTGTTATAGGCATTGTTGCTGCGGGTTATGGAGATGGTTATCCGCGACACATTGCAGAAAATACTCCAGTGTGGGTTCAAGGTAAAGAAGTACCTATCGTAGGGCGAGTATCCATGGATATGCTGGCTGTGGATTTAACAGAGCATCAAGAGGTTAAACCTGGAGCACCAGTTGAGCTCTGGGGAAAACACATTTTAGTTGAACGAGTCGCACAAGCTGCTGGTACTTCGGGCTACGAATTGCTGTGCCAAATTTCTGAGCGAGTACGTCATGGTAGATCGTAGTAATATCAATTGATGTTGTGTTTCTTAGTTGGGTTTCCTGGATGATTTCACTTATGATAGAGATGATATCTTTACAACTATGGATAATAACTGAACGTGATGTTAGAATGACAACCGATTTTGTAACCTTATTAAATGGTGATATGTTATGAAAAAGCTAGCTGTTGCATCATTGTCTTTATTTTTGGTGGGTTGCGGACCAGTAACTCATGAAGACGTAGGCACTATTTCAGGTGGTGTTATCGGTGGTTTGATTGGAAGTCAATTTGGTGGTGGATCAGCGGCTCGAATGGCTGCGGCAGCAGGTGGTGCCATTGTTGGTGCTTACTTGGGTGGTCAAATTGGTAAAACCATGGATAAGGTAGATCGAATGGAAATGCAACGCGCATTAGAAACTGCTCCTACCGGTAGAGCGGTAAATTGGTCTAATCCTGATACAGGCTATAGATATTCGGTACAGCCAACGCGTACATATTATCGGGAGCGTTTGCCTTGCCGAGAGTATATAACTAAAGCAGTTATTGATGGAAAAACTGAAACATTACGTGGTAGTGCATGTCGTCAACCAGATGGCACATGGCATGTTGTGAATTAAATAATTTTAAAAGCCTGGTTGCGATATTTTTGTAGCCTGAAAAATTTCAGGCTACAAAGAGCTATTTAGCTGTTGCATCTTTATTTTTATTACAGCAGATACACTTGCAGCAATTAAACAAATTATAAAGCCAGGCAATAAGAAAACCTGCAATAAACCCATCAATAAAACCTACAATTCCTCCGAAGATACTGCCTTTGATTGAAGGTGCATAACCTGGATATAACGAACCAACAGCTAAAACAAAAGCATGTCCATAAGTATAATAATATGCGAGTAATCCTAAAATGAATATGGATACACCCCATAGAACGCCAAAGGCAAGACCCAAAGCTACAGGATTTAATTGGCAACCCTTCATGTTTATCTCTCCTATACTAAACCCTAATGACGGATATTGTACGTGTTCACGTCTCATGCACTGAAAAGCTGTATTTTGCAATCTGCACTCAAATCTGTCCTTCCATCAAGAGGCAAGCTCACCCTCTGAACAGATACTATTGGCAATGAATTAAGGATTACTCTGTCAAAAGGGGAGATTAAAATGTTCAAATTAGCGTGGTTGGGTCTGTGTCTACACTCCCTTTTATCTTGTACTCCTTAATTTCTCTGGAAGTATAGACTAAAGAATCACTTAATGAACAGTTTTTCACAAATTAAAAAATATAAAGTTTCTAATTCTTCTAATTGGTTTAAAGTAATACATTCATTAACTTGATGGATTGTTGCATTTACAGGCCCAAGCTCAATAACTTCAACACCATAGGGTGCTATAAAACGGCCATCTGAAGTACCCCCACTAGTAGACAGCTCGGGTGAGTTTCCTGTGAGCTCGATGATTGCTTCTTTGCAACTTTCGATTAAGGTACCATGGGCTGTTAAAAAAGGTTCACCGCTGAGGCGCCATTCAATAACTGGGTTCAGGTTAAATTCTTGGAAGGCAGAAACCACTTTTTCTTTTAATGCATGGTGGGTCTGTTCTGTAGAATATCTAAAATTAAGATGCAACACCAACTCACCTGGGATGATATTTGCAGCATGGCCGCCAGAATGCATGTGGGTAATTTGCATTGTAGTCGGTGGAAAATGGGTATTACCTTGGTCCCATACTGTAGTAGTAAGTTTGTTCAGCACAGGACTCATTTTATGTATTGGGTTATCTGCCAAATGAGGGTATGCGACATGTCCTTGTTT from Legionella sainthelensi carries:
- the alr gene encoding alanine racemase, yielding MSRPTRLVIEPSALLHNLAKIRRLAPGKKVIAMVKANAYGCGVHIVAPVLEGHVDAFGVACIEEALILHKIGSRTPCILFQGVFSPDEFKIVAHHQFECVIHQPHQLEWLLNTPLNRPIKLWVKVNTGMHRLGFKPQELHEVMGALQTCTWVDKDIGLMTHLACADEPERVENFEQISLFENISIDGFSQRSIANSAAIIAFPQTHADVVRPGIMLYGVSPFANKTAIELGLLPVMRFVSAISAVHYNPPLAAVGYSGIWKSQKHSVIGIVAAGYGDGYPRHIAENTPVWVQGKEVPIVGRVSMDMLAVDLTEHQEVKPGAPVELWGKHILVERVAQAAGTSGYELLCQISERVRHGRS
- a CDS encoding RT0821/Lpp0805 family surface protein; the protein is MKKLAVASLSLFLVGCGPVTHEDVGTISGGVIGGLIGSQFGGGSAARMAAAAGGAIVGAYLGGQIGKTMDKVDRMEMQRALETAPTGRAVNWSNPDTGYRYSVQPTRTYYRERLPCREYITKAVIDGKTETLRGSACRQPDGTWHVVN
- a CDS encoding bacteriophage holin, with the protein product MKGCQLNPVALGLAFGVLWGVSIFILGLLAYYYTYGHAFVLAVGSLYPGYAPSIKGSIFGGIVGFIDGFIAGFLIAWLYNLFNCCKCICCNKNKDATAK